A window of the Choristoneura fumiferana chromosome 30, NRCan_CFum_1, whole genome shotgun sequence genome harbors these coding sequences:
- the LOC141444454 gene encoding uncharacterized protein: protein MQLITKQKLYVQFVYPLFKTLTNNLFYSDIIDSNELSNETDLFACDKSSISSSEPERQPDRYININNNEEPKKKAVVVCKRPRKRFRKRVKKRQPAAERSDSDASSDSALPLSRMVVDPTARPEPEGEVMGVPNIIIITKGTLTLTLMVMPQATPYADSDSDGDASSDSALPLSRMVVDPTARPEPEGEVMGVPNIIIITKDFKPRIKTPDRKPSKQATDKTKAIDNTAKAKAIDKTTDKAKAVDKTTDKIDEASGDAKEKVDLDLRSCDECSLSFRGERGLRRHMNMTHFTPTNKYQQGANPF from the exons atgcaattaattacaaaacaaaaactgtATGTACAGTTTGTATATCCATTGTTCAAAACTTTAACCAACAATTTGTTCTACAGTGACATAATAGACAGCAACGAATTAAGCAACGAGACTGATCTCTTCGCTTGTGACAAGAGCAGCATCAGCAGCTCCGAGCCGGAGCGTCAGCCCGACCGGTACATAAACATCAATAACAACGAGGAGCCCAAGAAGAAGGCTGTTGTGGTGTGCAAGAGGCCCCGGAAGAG ATTCAGAAAACGCGTAAAGAAACGGCAGCCGGCGGCGGAGCGCTCCGATTCTGACGCCTCGAGCGACTCCGCGCTCCCTCTGAGCCGCATGGTGGTAGACCCGACCGCGCGCCCGGAGCCCGAGGGCGAAGTCATGGGCGTGcccaatatcatcatcatcactaaagGTACGCTGACTCTGACTCTGATGGTGATGCCTCAAGCGACTCC GTACGCTGACTCTGACTCTGATGGTGATGCCTCAAGCGACTCCGCACTGCCTCTGAGCCGCATGGTGGTAGACCCGACCGCGCGCCCGGAGCCCGAGGGCGAAGTCATGGGCGTGcccaatatcatcatcatcactaaag ATTTTAAACCACGCATCAAGACCCCAGACAGGAAACCTTCAAAGCAAGCCACAGATAAAACTAAGGCCATAGACAACACAGCTAAGGCAAAGGCCATAGACAAGACCACAGATAAAGCCAAGGCCGTAGACAAGACCACAGATAAGATAGACGAGGCTTCGGGTGATGCTAAGGAAAAAGTTGATTTGGATTTGAGGTCTTGTGATGAGTGCAGTCTGTCGTTCCGGGGCGAAAGAGGATTGAG acgcCATATGAATATGACACACTTCACCCCAACCAACAAATACCAGCAAGGAGCAAATCCTTTTTAA